A stretch of the Nicotiana tabacum cultivar K326 chromosome 6, ASM71507v2, whole genome shotgun sequence genome encodes the following:
- the LOC107759704 gene encoding protein CANDIDATE G-PROTEIN COUPLED RECEPTOR 7 has product MVALYKSSLFSIVFAVLIATVLAEIRSTQIRSDSRPTIPFDEFGFTHFGRLNLTVTDISFSNPNSGPEPVPSELGFFLVTNEAWQHVLEQLQDGEIQCTLHSNLVKRVFTFDQLQPSARQFTTSFTVSDANQFTLVFANCMPNLVISMNVHSVMYNFNPKNGQLDFLSAGKTALPMIYFLFFIVYVLMGVFWVLTLYKKRLSVYGIHFFMLAVVMLKALNLVCEAEDKSYIKKTGTAHGWDVLFYIFSFLKGITLFTLIVLIGTGWSFLKPYLQDKEKNVLMIVIPLQVVANLAQVVIDETGPFSENSYTWKQVFLLVDIVCCCAVLFPIVWSIKNLREAAKTDGKAAVNLMKLTLFRQYYVIVICYIYFTRVVVYALETITSYRYQWTSVVAAEAATLAFYVFTGYNFRPKAHNPYFAIDDEEEEAASEALKLEDEFEL; this is encoded by the coding sequence ATGGTTGCTCTGTACAAATCTTCCCTTTTCTCTATAGTGTTTGCTGTCTTAATTGCCACTGTCTTAGCAGAGATCCGATCTACTCAGATCCGATCCGATTCTCGTCCCACCATACCCTTTGACGAATTTGGGTTCACCCATTTTGGCCGTCTCAACCTCACCGTCACCGACATCTCCTTCTCCAACCCGAATTCCGGACCCGAACCCGTTCCCTCCGAATTGGGTTTCTTCCTCGTCACAAATGAAGCTTGGCAACACGTTCTTGAACAACTCCAGGATGGTGAAATTCAATGTACTCTACATTCAAATCTCGTTAAAAGGGTTTTCACTTTTGACCAGTTGCAGCCCTCTGCTCGCCAATTCACAACTTCTTTCACTGTCTCGGATGCCAATCAATTCACCCTTGTTTTTGCTAATTGCATGCCCAATTTGGTAATTTCGATGAATGTTCATTCTGTTATGTACAATTTCAACCCGAAAAATGGGCAGCTTGATTTTCTGTCTGCAGGCAAGACTGCTCTTCCAATGATTTATTTCTTGTTTTTTATAGTCTATGTGTTAATGGGGGTATTTTGGGTTCTTACCCTTTACAAAAAACGCCTATCTGTTTATGGAATTCATTTCTTTATGCTTGCTGTTGTGATGTTGAAAGCATTGAACTTGGTGTGTGAAGCTGAGGATAAATCGTATATTAAGAAGACTGGTACTGCTCATGGGTGGGATGTTTTGTTCTATATATTTAGCTTCTTGAAGGGTATTACGCTGTTTACTTTGATAGTTTTGATTGGAACTGGTTGGTCATTTTTGAagccttacttgcaagataaagaaaagaaCGTTTTGATGATCGTTATTCCTCTGCAAGTTGTGGCCAATCTCGCACAGGTTGTCATTGATGAAACTGGCCCTTTTAGTGAAAATTCATATACATGGAAGCAGGTTTTCTTGCTTGTTGATATTGTGTGTTGTTGTGCTGTATTGTTTCCTATCGTGTGGTCTATTAAGAACTTGCGGGAGGCTGCTAAGACTGATGGTAAAGCAGCTGTGAATTTGATGAAGTTGACATTATTCAGACAGTACTATGTTATTGTGATATGTTACATATACTTCACGAGGGTTGTGGTTTATGCTCTGGAGACCATTACCTCTTATCGGTATCAGTGGACTAGTGTGGTGGCTGCTGAAGCGGCAACACTTGCTTTCTATGTCTTTACGGGGTATAACTTCAGGCCTAAGGCGCACAATCCATATTTCGCAATTGATGACGAGGAGGAAGAAGCTGCTTCAGAGGCACTCAAGCTTGAAGACGAGTTTGAATTATGA